A genomic region of Sarcophilus harrisii chromosome 6, mSarHar1.11, whole genome shotgun sequence contains the following coding sequences:
- the LOC100923634 gene encoding olfactory receptor 5B12-like: MTSMENRTEVHEFILIGLTDDPELQFPLFIMFTLIYLITLLGNLGIIALISWDSGLHTPMYFFLCNLSLVDFGYSSTITPKVMAGLLTGEKIISYNECASQMFFFGIFVVTENFLLAFMAYDRHAAVCKPLHYTITMTPTVCARLANSAYICGFLASSIVTGSTFSLSFCRSNVVHHFFCDIPPLLILSCSDTHIIELLFFILGTFNSIFPFLVIFTSYLLIFITILKIHSAEGRQKTFSTCVSHLTAVSMFYGTIIFMYFQPSSSHSMDSDKIASVFYTMVIPMLNPVIYSIRNKDIKNAFSKAVRRQ; this comes from the coding sequence ATGACATCAATGGAAAACAGAACTGAAGTGCACGAGTTCATCCTTATAGGATTAACAGATGATccagagcttcagtttcctctcttTATAATGTTCACCCTCATCTACCTCATCACTCTGTTAGGGAACCTGGGAATAATAGCTCTGATCTCCTGGGATTCTGGCCTCCACACCCCCATGTACTTCTTCCTCTGTAACCTCTCTCTTGTCGATTTTGGCTATTCCTCAACTATTACTCCCAAGGTGATGGCTGGGCTCCtcacaggggaaaaaattatatcatataatgaATGTGCTTCACAGATGTTCTTCTTTGGGATTTTTGTTGTTACTGAAAATTTCCTCTTAGCCTTCATGGCCTATGATCGCCATGCAGCTGTGTGTAAGCCTCTACATTACACCATCACCATGACACCAACTGTATGTGCACGTCTGGCCAATAGTGCTTACATCTGTGGCTTTCTAGCCTCCTCCATAGTCACAGGAAGCACATTTAGCCTTTCCTTTTGTAGATCCAATGTGGTCCATCATTTTTTTTGTGATATTCCCCCTCTACTGATTCTCTCTTGCTCTGATACTCACATCATTGagttgttattttttatcttagggacatttaattccatttttccatttcttgtcatttttacttCTTACTTGCTAATCTTCATCACCATCTTGAAGATCCATTCTGCTGAAGGCCGCCAGAAAACCTTCTCCACTTGTGTTTCCCATCTCACAGCAGTGTCCATGTTTTATGGGACTATCATCTTCATGTACTTTCAACCTAGTTCAAGCCATTCAATGGACTCAGATAAAATAGCTTCAGTGTTCTACACTATGGTCATCCCTATGTTGAACCCTGTGATCTATAGTATTAGGAACAAAGACATCAAGAATGCTTTTAGTAAAGCTGTAAGGAGACAATGA
- the LOC100924165 gene encoding olfactory receptor 5B2-like encodes MTSMENRSEVNEFVLLGLTEVPELQVPLFIMFTFIYLITLVGNLGIVVLISWDSRLYTPMYFFLCNLSLVDFGYSSAITPKVMAGLLTGGKVISYNGCATQLFFFGAFATTESFLLASMAYDRHAAVCKPLHYTTIMTSTVCIYLASGTYICGFVTSSIVTGSTFSLSFCQSNTIHHFFCDVPPLLVLSCSDIHIIESVIFILASINSFFQILVIFTSYLLIFITILKIRSAEGRQKAFSTCASHLTAVSIFYGTIIFMYLQPSSSHSMDSDKVWSVFYTMVIPMLNPLVYSLRNKEIKNSFRKAVRGQRFQLDHLFS; translated from the coding sequence ATGACATCTATGGAAAACAGATCTGAAGTGAATGAGTTTGTCCTGCTAGGATTAACAGAAGTTCCAGAGCTTCAGGTTCCTCTCTTCATCATGTTCACCTTCATCTACCTCATCACCTTGGTAGGGAACCTTGGAATAGTAGTTCTGATCTCTTGGGATTCTCGTCTCTACACTcccatgtatttttttctctgtaaccTTTCTCTGGTGGATTTTGGCTATTCCTCAGCTATTACTCCCAAGGTGATGGCTGGGCTCCTCACAGGAGGAAAGGTCATCTCCTATAATGGATGTGCTACACAGTTGTTCTTTTTTGGAGCCTTTGCTACTACTGAAAGTTTCCTCTTAGCCTCCATGGCCTATGATCGCCATGCAGCTGTATGTAAGCCTCTACATTATACCACTATCATGACTTCAACAGTATGTATTTATCTAGCCAGTGGTACATATATCTGTGGCTTTGTGACATCCTCCATAGTCACAGGAAGCACATTTAGCCTTTCGTTTTGTCAGTCCAACACAATCCATCACTTTTTTTGTGATGTTCCCCCTCTCCTAGTTCTCTCTTGTTCTGATATTCACATAATTGAGTCAGTAATCTTTATCTTAGCATCAATCAATTCCTTTTTCCAAATTCTTGTCATCTTTACTTCTTACTTGCTAATCTTCATCACCATCTTGAAGATCCGTTCTGCTGAAGGCCGCCAAAAAGCCTTCTCTACCTGTGCTTCCCATCTCACAGCAGTGTCTATATTTTATGGGACAATCATCTTCATGTACCTGCAACCCAGCTCCAGCCATTCAATGGACTCAGACAAAGTTTGGTCAGTGTTCTACACTATGGTCATCCCTATGTTGAACCCTCTGGTTTACAGTCTCAGGAACAAAGAGATCAAGAATTCTTTTAGGAAAGCAGTGAGGGGGCAACGATTTCAATTAGATCatcttttttcttag
- the LOC100923899 gene encoding olfactory receptor 5B2-like — protein sequence MTSMENRTEVNEFILMGLADVPELQVPLLIIFTFIYLITLVGNLGIVTLISWDSHLHTPMYFFLCNLSLVDFGFSSTVTPKVMAGLLTGNKVISYNGCAAQLFFFGAFATIECYLLASMAYDRHVAVCKPLHYTTTMTSTICAYLATAVYIYGFLTSSIVMGNIIKLSFCRSNIIHHFFCDVPPLLVLSCSDIHIIESVIFVLASFNAFFPILAIFTSYLLIFIAILRIHSAEGRQKAFSTCASHLTTVSIFYGTIIFMYLQPSSNHSMDSDKMASVFYTMVIPMLNPLIYSLRNKDIKNSFRKAVRGQQLRFSKNTLYNRKYHRFGLTGYLTLLS from the exons ATGACATCTATGGAAAACAGAACTGAAGTGAATGAGTTCATCCTTATGGGATTAGCAGATGTTCCAGAGCTTCAGGTTCCTCTCCTCATCATATTCACCTTTATCTATCTCATCACCCTGGTTGGGAACCTGGGCATAGTAACTCTGATCTCCTGGGATTCCCACCTCCACACCCCCATGTACTTTTTCCTCTGCAACCTTTCTCTGGTAGATTTTGGATTTTCCTCGACTGTTACCCCCAAGGTGATGGCTGGTCTCCTCACAGGGAACAAGGTCATCTCCTATAATGGATGTGCAGCACAGTTGTTCTTTTTTGGAGCTTTTGCTACTATTGAATGTTACCTGTTAGCCTCCATGGCCTATGATCGTCATGTTGCTGTATGTAAGCCCCTACATTACACCACTACAATGACTTCAACAATATGTGCATATCTGGCCACTGCTGTTTATATTTATGGCTTTCTGACTTCCTCTATAGTCATGGGAAACATAATTAAGCTATCATTTTGTCGGTCCAACATAATCCATCACTTTTTCTGTGATGTTCCTCCTCTCCTAGTTCTCTCTTGCTCTGATATTCACATAATTGAGTCAGTAATCTTTGTCTTAGCATCATTCAATGCTTTTTTCCCAATTCTTGCCATCTTTACTtcttatttgctaattttcatTGCCATCCTGCGGATACATTCTGCTGAAGGCCGCCAGAAAGCCTTCTCTACCTGCGCTTCCCATCTCACAACAGTGTCTATATTTTATGGGACAATTATCTTCATGTACCTCCAACCTAGCTCAAACCACTCAATGGATTCAGACAAAATGGCTTCAGTGTTCTATACCATGGTTATACCCATGTTGAATCCTCTCATCTATAGTCTGAGGAACAAAGACATCAAGAACTCTTTTAGGAAAGCTGTGAGGGGACAACAACTTCG TTTTTCAAAGAATACATTATATAATAGAAAGTATCATAGATTTGGATTGACAGGGTACCTGACTTTATTGTCttag